In Paenibacillus ihbetae, the following are encoded in one genomic region:
- a CDS encoding response regulator transcription factor, whose amino-acid sequence MPIILVADDDANIRELVCLFLKNEGYTTVEATDGKEALTVYASTHVDLVVLDIMMPFMDGWTLCKELRRANPDLPLLMLTARSETWEKVKGFELGTDDYLTKPFDPLELTVRVKALLKRYRIGSTQMIQFGNVILDRQTYKVMRGTESLTLPLKEFELLYKLAGTPGQVYTREQLIDQIWGIDYAGDDRTVDVHIKRLRERFATTSDFRIETVRGLGYRLEVYE is encoded by the coding sequence ATGCCTATTATACTGGTTGCTGACGACGATGCGAACATTCGCGAGCTCGTCTGTTTATTTCTAAAAAACGAAGGTTATACAACGGTCGAAGCCACGGACGGCAAGGAAGCACTAACTGTCTACGCCTCAACCCATGTCGATCTTGTCGTGCTTGATATTATGATGCCGTTTATGGATGGTTGGACATTATGCAAAGAGCTCCGAAGGGCCAATCCTGATCTTCCCTTACTTATGCTGACTGCGAGAAGCGAAACATGGGAGAAGGTGAAAGGGTTTGAACTTGGGACGGATGATTATTTGACGAAACCATTCGATCCGTTGGAGTTGACGGTTCGCGTTAAAGCATTATTGAAACGATACCGGATTGGCTCCACGCAGATGATTCAGTTCGGAAACGTCATTCTTGACAGGCAGACCTATAAGGTCATGAGAGGGACGGAGTCGCTCACGTTGCCGCTCAAGGAGTTTGAATTGCTGTATAAGCTCGCTGGAACACCCGGGCAAGTCTATACTCGCGAGCAGTTGATTGATCAGATATGGGGGATCGATTACGCAGGTGATGATCGAACCGTAGATGTACATATTAAACGGCTGCGTGAACGGTTCGCGACTACATCCGATTTTCGGATCGAAACGGTTCGCGGGCTTGGGTATCGGCTTGAGGTTTATGAATGA
- a CDS encoding RNA polymerase sigma factor, whose amino-acid sequence MQPTIPGEAEGRREAIEEVVEQVKSGDKHAYQAIILQFERQMYTYCYYILKNHAETEDAVQEIFIRAYEHIHQYKRQVSFSAWLYKMAYHHLINIKKKQSRFLNLIEHYKEQQPVMQISQHEPVVYELLTYLTAEERHILLLKAVEQYTFEEISDIMGLKSATIRKKYERLRRKLMDRISTKGEVARGTIAETNGLR is encoded by the coding sequence TTGCAGCCAACCATCCCCGGGGAAGCGGAAGGAAGAAGAGAAGCCATTGAAGAGGTTGTAGAACAAGTTAAATCAGGAGATAAACACGCATACCAAGCGATCATCCTCCAGTTTGAGCGGCAGATGTACACGTACTGCTACTATATTCTGAAAAATCATGCGGAGACCGAAGATGCGGTACAAGAAATTTTCATTCGTGCCTATGAACATATTCATCAGTACAAGAGACAAGTGTCTTTCTCTGCCTGGTTGTATAAAATGGCCTATCATCATTTGATCAATATCAAAAAAAAGCAGAGTCGTTTTCTTAACCTGATCGAGCATTACAAGGAACAGCAGCCGGTTATGCAAATTTCTCAGCACGAGCCGGTTGTATACGAGCTGTTAACATACCTTACAGCAGAAGAGCGACACATATTGCTGCTAAAGGCGGTTGAACAGTATACCTTTGAGGAAATCAGCGACATTATGGGACTCAAATCGGCAACGATACGAAAGAAGTATGAACGGTTACGACGTAAACTGATGGACCGAATAAGCACAAAAGGAGAGGTGGCACGTGGGACAATCGCCGAAACAAACGGACTTCGCTGA
- a CDS encoding alpha/beta hydrolase has product MTQLVEKRTGNGTKIKKVRNLVLKIIGAIVIAIVLFLGIVYITNVISSHSEAKRIEPYGQLVSVDGKNMNVFIQGEGEETVVLLPGYGTAAPALDFKLLIDELSPFYKVVAVEPFGYGLSDATEKERTTENIVSEVHEALQQLNIDRYTLMGHSIAGIYGIDYVNKYSDEVTAFVGIDSSVPTQPGMDAKLPINTFAFLKKSGLLRLITKLSGDSYAGLAFDDQTVEQMKMISNKNMYTPTTLNEMGHISSNFKEAQALTFPKDLPLLLFVQANNEGVEGWIPLHEGQIKDSVHGKVITMDGSHYLHHTHFKEIAENFRAFMKKVNGVPSIN; this is encoded by the coding sequence GTGACACAACTAGTGGAAAAGAGAACGGGGAATGGCACAAAAATAAAGAAAGTGCGAAACCTTGTACTTAAAATCATAGGAGCAATCGTGATAGCCATTGTTCTTTTTCTAGGTATTGTTTATATCACGAATGTGATAAGTAGTCATTCGGAGGCGAAACGAATAGAGCCTTACGGCCAGCTCGTATCTGTAGACGGGAAGAATATGAATGTGTTCATTCAGGGAGAAGGCGAAGAAACGGTCGTTCTCCTGCCTGGTTATGGAACAGCAGCGCCAGCTCTTGATTTTAAGTTACTCATCGATGAATTATCTCCATTTTACAAAGTTGTCGCGGTTGAGCCTTTCGGTTATGGATTAAGTGATGCAACTGAAAAAGAGCGAACCACGGAGAATATCGTAAGTGAAGTTCATGAAGCGCTGCAGCAGCTTAATATTGACCGATACACACTCATGGGCCACTCGATTGCAGGCATTTATGGTATTGATTATGTGAACAAATACTCGGACGAGGTAACTGCATTTGTCGGAATCGATAGCAGTGTTCCAACGCAACCAGGTATGGATGCCAAATTACCTATAAATACGTTTGCATTTCTCAAAAAATCAGGTCTCTTAAGATTGATCACGAAACTAAGTGGTGACTCTTATGCTGGACTCGCATTTGATGATCAAACGGTAGAGCAAATGAAAATGATTTCGAATAAAAACATGTATACTCCCACAACCTTGAATGAAATGGGACATATTTCCTCTAATTTTAAAGAGGCTCAAGCATTAACCTTTCCTAAAGACCTTCCACTTCTTCTTTTTGTACAAGCGAATAATGAAGGTGTAGAAGGTTGGATCCCTCTGCATGAAGGGCAGATCAAAGACTCGGTACATGGAAAAGTAATAACCATGGATGGATCACATTATTTACACCATACCCACTTCAAAGAAATCGCTGAAAACTTTAGAGCATTTATGAAAAAAGTAAACGGAGTACCATCAATAAATTAA
- a CDS encoding DUF4179 domain-containing protein, protein MGQSPKQTDFAEMKELEEMIRESSLPKNSLSYQIMHRIGEREMTMTRTSSKRPNGLKRTILVASAAAVLGGTVIGSGFVSPVMAATLKQIPVLGVLFEGTSEDAVKAAIEQGILSEPNLSVTHDGVTLKVADLLYDGTRLSFILEREGVDLPSTASPYIGEDETIVGNPDNEYIKSRKVAKEDQVKGYIERPRILVDGRDVEFGEGGFGDYPPQNNAYMVELTKDLKLPDQFELTIQANVTQVNETFEFKIPVNIANKSIVVKLDQATKSDGQFSYTVKQLYISPVSTRLVLDSEGEVPASAEQTGNYSASMVYYELVDDQGNVLTPQKFDYFHSKPKTEYHIDQLFSPVNGTPKSITIKPFTLTVNNKDWSVVGHGKNSHGDKTYLTDLEMTIPVKP, encoded by the coding sequence GTGGGACAATCGCCGAAACAAACGGACTTCGCTGAAATGAAAGAACTAGAAGAAATGATTCGAGAATCGTCTTTACCGAAAAATAGTTTGAGCTATCAAATAATGCACAGGATTGGAGAACGTGAAATGACAATGACAAGAACATCATCCAAAAGACCGAATGGTTTAAAAAGAACAATACTTGTTGCGTCCGCAGCAGCTGTGCTGGGAGGAACCGTAATCGGTTCAGGATTTGTATCGCCGGTCATGGCAGCAACCCTGAAGCAAATCCCAGTGCTCGGCGTACTATTCGAAGGAACCAGCGAAGATGCAGTTAAAGCCGCTATAGAGCAAGGGATCCTATCCGAGCCTAACTTGAGCGTAACTCACGATGGCGTGACTTTAAAGGTAGCTGACCTTCTATATGATGGAACCCGGCTGTCCTTTATACTGGAGCGCGAGGGAGTGGATTTGCCGAGTACAGCTTCTCCGTATATAGGCGAAGATGAGACGATAGTTGGTAATCCCGACAACGAATATATCAAGTCGAGGAAAGTAGCCAAGGAAGACCAGGTGAAAGGATATATCGAAAGACCGCGAATCCTGGTAGATGGACGAGATGTGGAGTTTGGAGAAGGGGGCTTCGGAGATTACCCTCCACAGAACAACGCCTATATGGTTGAGCTTACTAAGGACTTGAAATTGCCTGATCAATTCGAGCTGACCATTCAGGCTAACGTAACTCAAGTGAATGAAACCTTCGAATTCAAGATTCCTGTAAATATCGCAAATAAATCGATTGTCGTGAAGCTGGACCAGGCTACGAAATCGGATGGACAATTCAGTTATACCGTCAAGCAGCTCTATATTTCACCGGTATCGACCCGTCTAGTACTGGACAGTGAAGGCGAGGTGCCGGCTTCAGCAGAGCAAACAGGCAATTACAGCGCTAGTATGGTATATTACGAGCTGGTGGATGATCAAGGAAATGTGCTGACTCCGCAGAAGTTTGATTACTTTCACAGCAAGCCCAAGACCGAATATCATATCGATCAACTGTTCAGCCCTGTAAACGGAACGCCGAAATCCATAACGATTAAGCCGTTTACCCTGACCGTAAACAACAAGGATTGGAGCGTTGTCGGTCATGGAAAGAACAGCCACGGGGATAAAACATATCTGACGGATCTGGAGATGACCATTCCGGTTAAGCCGTAA
- a CDS encoding methyltransferase domain-containing protein, whose translation MKETLARNIAIYRKEKGLTQEELAQILGLSFQAVSKWENAQSMPDIALLPELSRTLEVSIDKLLGYTAQDKRITIYEEEYKTQDYYWGTEPNDACYQVLQLMPPTKRLKLLDIGCGEGKDAVFFARNGYEVSAFDVSDAGIEKTRSLAEKTGVHVHVFKADILDFRLDTHYDIIFSSGVLHYIKPEYRKEIFDNYKQFTNENGIHVFNVFVNKPFIAPPPEKEPNAYKWHSGELLTHYRDWLMKDSSEIVFDCNSSGIPHQHAMTKMIAQKITSPG comes from the coding sequence ATGAAGGAAACATTAGCAAGGAACATAGCCATATACCGCAAAGAGAAGGGACTTACCCAAGAAGAGCTTGCACAAATCCTTGGGCTTTCTTTCCAGGCAGTCTCCAAATGGGAGAATGCTCAGTCAATGCCGGATATTGCGTTACTCCCTGAGTTATCGAGAACGTTAGAAGTAAGCATCGACAAACTTCTTGGGTATACAGCGCAGGACAAACGGATTACGATTTATGAGGAAGAATATAAAACACAAGATTATTACTGGGGGACTGAGCCTAATGATGCATGCTATCAGGTCTTGCAACTTATGCCTCCGACCAAACGCCTGAAATTACTGGATATTGGTTGCGGGGAAGGGAAAGACGCCGTATTTTTTGCAAGAAATGGATATGAGGTTAGCGCATTTGACGTTTCGGACGCGGGGATTGAGAAGACAAGAAGCCTCGCTGAAAAAACAGGAGTTCACGTCCATGTCTTTAAGGCAGACATTTTGGATTTTCGCTTAGATACTCATTATGACATTATTTTTTCAAGTGGTGTGCTACACTACATAAAGCCGGAGTATCGCAAAGAGATATTTGATAATTATAAGCAGTTTACAAACGAAAACGGCATTCATGTCTTTAATGTGTTTGTAAATAAACCGTTTATTGCTCCGCCACCTGAAAAAGAACCAAATGCCTATAAGTGGCACTCCGGGGAATTACTCACGCATTACCGCGACTGGCTCATGAAGGACAGCTCGGAAATCGTATTCGACTGCAATTCATCAGGTATTCCTCACCAACATGCCATGACAAAAATGATTGCACAAAAGATAACCTCGCCAGGCTAA
- a CDS encoding sensor histidine kinase, translated as MIRSLYIRVVLTFLVSVIGGTIIAFFMSSWIFEEKLNQNAQINLHNFGEDIVQIYKTIPLREADLFVSRMKQLELYHIRIYETAGQFQSYGKLNGHKPATVRMEQVKKVLNGGVVQDTSNGIASILLGLPLNTEAGTKAMFLEMLSPPSASFVIKWALIFATYSLITGSLLILLASVFLVRPIKKLTKATKRIATGDFNVKLNIKQTSELGILARSFEEMTHDLQQLEQMRREFVTNVSHEVQSPLTSISGYAQALKQVELTDQERSRYLDIIIAEAKRMSKMSDSLLKLSMLESQSHQLRLVTLSLDEQIRRVIVALQPQWSAHNIHFELDLQTVKVRADHDQLNQVWTNILGNSIKFSKDGGVISVSVTHDIICVSVRISDTGIGIPLGDQKRIFERFFKADRSHSRKYDGSGMGLAIVKQIVSLHQGDVRVESEPGQGATFIVTLPITPPID; from the coding sequence ATGATCAGATCCTTATATATTCGTGTGGTCCTGACATTTCTGGTCTCCGTCATCGGAGGAACGATCATTGCTTTTTTTATGTCCTCTTGGATATTCGAAGAAAAATTGAACCAGAACGCTCAAATCAACTTACATAACTTTGGCGAAGACATCGTCCAAATTTACAAGACCATTCCGCTACGTGAAGCGGACTTGTTCGTAAGTAGGATGAAGCAGCTCGAACTCTACCATATTCGAATTTACGAAACAGCGGGTCAATTCCAGTCTTACGGAAAGCTTAACGGACACAAACCTGCCACTGTGAGGATGGAGCAAGTCAAGAAAGTTTTAAATGGAGGCGTTGTACAAGACACTTCAAATGGTATTGCCTCAATTCTCTTAGGGTTGCCTTTAAATACGGAAGCGGGAACGAAGGCGATGTTTTTGGAAATGCTCTCCCCTCCTTCTGCCTCATTTGTCATCAAGTGGGCATTGATATTTGCAACCTATTCGTTGATTACAGGAAGCTTATTGATTCTGCTTGCTTCTGTGTTCCTGGTAAGACCGATCAAAAAGCTGACAAAAGCAACCAAACGTATAGCGACTGGAGATTTTAACGTCAAGCTGAATATTAAGCAAACGAGTGAGCTGGGTATATTGGCTCGCAGCTTCGAAGAAATGACACATGATCTGCAGCAGTTGGAGCAGATGCGCAGGGAATTTGTAACGAACGTGTCACACGAGGTTCAGTCCCCGCTCACCTCAATATCCGGTTATGCTCAAGCGCTCAAGCAAGTGGAACTCACAGATCAAGAACGAAGCCGGTATCTTGATATAATTATCGCTGAAGCGAAGCGGATGTCCAAAATGAGTGATAGCCTGCTCAAGCTGAGTATGCTTGAATCGCAGTCACATCAACTGCGGCTCGTCACACTCAGCCTTGATGAACAGATCCGGCGAGTCATCGTGGCGCTGCAGCCGCAATGGTCTGCTCACAATATCCATTTTGAGCTTGATCTGCAGACCGTTAAAGTAAGGGCTGATCATGATCAGTTAAATCAGGTATGGACGAACATCCTTGGCAATAGCATCAAATTTTCCAAGGACGGCGGCGTGATTAGCGTCAGCGTCACACATGATATCATATGCGTGTCTGTTCGAATATCCGATACCGGCATTGGTATTCCCCTCGGAGACCAGAAGCGAATATTCGAACGTTTTTTCAAGGCCGATCGTTCCCACAGTCGCAAGTATGACGGTAGCGGCATGGGACTTGCCATCGTTAAACAAATCGTATCCCTGCATCAAGGCGACGTCCGAGTGGAAAGTGAACCTGGTCAAGGAGCTACCTTCATTGTTACCTTGCCAATCACTCCCCCAATAGATTAG